Proteins from one Oryza sativa Japonica Group chromosome 12, ASM3414082v1 genomic window:
- the LOC4352352 gene encoding F-box/LRR-repeat protein 14 isoform X2 yields MSSMLSLEDLPDALLAEIVKRITNTSDLKSISLVSKRLYTIEAEQRSSIRVGSDLCPAIDALSALCSRFPNLLEVEMDYSGWKFHWNLLEKHIFSLHFPVLRDLTLYIDDIRMGCLASCKNLMSLRLNSVSAIGSCGLLSVAVGCKNLTSLHIIKCNHIVGSDKWLEYIGSAGSLEELVVKNCKRISQYDLLKFGPGWMKLKKFEFKFKRSFNTYEPRDPCYVDNYQYGYDFCCESLRDVTLATIVTKPEIGLRCLLTKCKALERLCLHYVIGISDHDIITISQNCSNLRSISLSQEMLLCEIPGGTGVMARTPLTDDSLNALALRSHMLEAVELMFYGCAPDWPSEIAFTQDGLVTLLQSCPIRHLVLRGANFFDDEGMEALSCAQFLETLELMQCVAVTDVGMRFLAQSPCLKNLTLQMCYEVTDDGVCEVAHARDLESLTVESCNQISVEALHGAAKSVHYKVDCPSYYDRYKD; encoded by the coding sequence ATGTCATCAATGTTGTCATTGGAGGATCTCCCGGATGCATTGCTCGCAGAGATTGTAAAGAGGATTACCAACACAAGTGACCTGAAGTCCATTTCCCTTGTGTCAAAGCGTCTGTACACTATCGAGGCGGAGCAAAGAAGTTCTATCCGTGTTGGCTCTGACCTTTGTCCAGCGATAGATGCCTTGTCAGCACTCTGTTCCCGATTCCCCAATTTGTTGGAAGTAGAGATGGACTACTCTGGTTGGAAATTTCACTGGAATCTGctagaaaaacatattttcTCATTGCACTTCCCTGTCCTGCGTGATCTCACCTTATACATTGATGATATTCGTATGGGTTGTCTAGCTTCTTGCAAAAATTTGATGTCCCTCAGGTTGAACTCTGTATCAGCGATAGGCTCATGTGGACTTCTCTCGGTGGCTGTTGGTTGCAAGAATTTAACTTCTCTCCACATTATTAAGTGCAACCATATTGTTGGCAGTGATAAGTGGCTGGAGTACATTGGCAGTGCTGGGTCACTGGAAGAACTTGTAGTGAAGAACTGCAAGAGAATCAGCCAGTATGATCTCCTAAAATTTGGCCCTGGATGGATGAAGCTCAAGAAGTTCGAGTTCAAGTTCAAGAGAAGTTTCAACACATATGAACCTCGTGACCCCTGTTATGTGGATAACTATCAGTATGGATATGATTTCTGCTGTGAAAGTTTGAGGGATGTCACTTTGGCTACGATTGTAACTAAACCAGAGATAGGACTTCGCTGTCTCCTGACAAAGTGCAAAGCATTAGAGAGACTCTGCCTTCACTATGTAATTGGCATAAGTGATCATGACATCATTACAATCTCCCAGAACTGCAGCAACCTTAGAAGCATCTCACTTTCTCAAGAGATGCTGCTCTGTGAAATACCTGGAGGCACAGGCGTAATGGCTAGGACACCACTGACTGATGACAGCCTCAATGCTCTAGCCCTGAGATCTCATATGCTTGAAGCTGTTGAGCTTATGTTTTATGGTTGTGCTCCTGATTGGCCATCTGAGATAGCCTTCACACAGGATGGCCTTGTGACACTCCTCCAGTCCTGTCCGATTCGTCATCTCGTGCTACGTGGTGCTAACTTCTTTGATGATGAAGGGATGGAGGCTCTCTCATGTGCACAATTCCTGGAGACACTGGAGCTTATGCAATGTGTTGCGGTAACTGATGTCGGGATGCGCTTTCTTGCACAAAGCCCATGTTTGAAGAATCTCACGCTGCAGATGTGTTACGAGGTTACTGATGATGGAGTGTGTGAGGTGGCTCATGCACGGGATTTGGAGTCTCTCACTGTTGAAAGCTGTAATCAGATTTCTGTAGAAGCTTTGCATGGGGCCGCCAAATCCGTTCACTACAAAGTTGATTGCCCAAGCTACTACGATCGATATAAAGATTAG
- the LOC4352353 gene encoding small ribosomal subunit protein uS10m, with product MAAKIRIVMKSFMSQANKVEGVIPYAQKVGLPESRSLYTVLRSPHIDKKSREQFSMHVKKQFLVQKAETHELQKKLFWLKRLRLLGAQYELQISFKTRLDKKLLQAALSSGC from the coding sequence ATGGCCGCCAAGATACGCATAGTGATGAAATCTTTTATGAGCCAAGCTAACAAAGTTGAAGGGGTTATTCCATACGCGCAGAAGGTTGGATTGCCTGAATCACGATCCTTGTATACCGTGCTACGATCGCCTCACATAGACAAGAAGTCGAGGGAGCAGTTCTCGATGCATGTCAAGAAACAATTTCTGGTACAGAAGGCGGAGACGCACGAGCTGCAGAAGAAGCTGTTCTGGTTGAAGCGCCTGCGCCTGCTTGGTGCTCAGTATGAACTCCAGATCAGTTTCAAGACCCGTTTGGACAAGAAGCTGCTCCAAGCTGCTTTGTCGTCAGGTTGCTAG
- the LOC4352352 gene encoding F-box/LRR-repeat protein 14 isoform X1 codes for MASDGSFFRYGERQIAAKPEDCPAMSSMLSLEDLPDALLAEIVKRITNTSDLKSISLVSKRLYTIEAEQRSSIRVGSDLCPAIDALSALCSRFPNLLEVEMDYSGWKFHWNLLEKHIFSLHFPVLRDLTLYIDDIRMGCLASCKNLMSLRLNSVSAIGSCGLLSVAVGCKNLTSLHIIKCNHIVGSDKWLEYIGSAGSLEELVVKNCKRISQYDLLKFGPGWMKLKKFEFKFKRSFNTYEPRDPCYVDNYQYGYDFCCESLRDVTLATIVTKPEIGLRCLLTKCKALERLCLHYVIGISDHDIITISQNCSNLRSISLSQEMLLCEIPGGTGVMARTPLTDDSLNALALRSHMLEAVELMFYGCAPDWPSEIAFTQDGLVTLLQSCPIRHLVLRGANFFDDEGMEALSCAQFLETLELMQCVAVTDVGMRFLAQSPCLKNLTLQMCYEVTDDGVCEVAHARDLESLTVESCNQISVEALHGAAKSVHYKVDCPSYYDRYKD; via the exons ATGGCCTCCGATGGTAGTTTCTTCCGATACGGTG AGCGCCAGATAGCAGCTAAACCTGAAGATTGCCCAGCAATGTCATCAATGTTGTCATTGGAGGATCTCCCGGATGCATTGCTCGCAGAGATTGTAAAGAGGATTACCAACACAAGTGACCTGAAGTCCATTTCCCTTGTGTCAAAGCGTCTGTACACTATCGAGGCGGAGCAAAGAAGTTCTATCCGTGTTGGCTCTGACCTTTGTCCAGCGATAGATGCCTTGTCAGCACTCTGTTCCCGATTCCCCAATTTGTTGGAAGTAGAGATGGACTACTCTGGTTGGAAATTTCACTGGAATCTGctagaaaaacatattttcTCATTGCACTTCCCTGTCCTGCGTGATCTCACCTTATACATTGATGATATTCGTATGGGTTGTCTAGCTTCTTGCAAAAATTTGATGTCCCTCAGGTTGAACTCTGTATCAGCGATAGGCTCATGTGGACTTCTCTCGGTGGCTGTTGGTTGCAAGAATTTAACTTCTCTCCACATTATTAAGTGCAACCATATTGTTGGCAGTGATAAGTGGCTGGAGTACATTGGCAGTGCTGGGTCACTGGAAGAACTTGTAGTGAAGAACTGCAAGAGAATCAGCCAGTATGATCTCCTAAAATTTGGCCCTGGATGGATGAAGCTCAAGAAGTTCGAGTTCAAGTTCAAGAGAAGTTTCAACACATATGAACCTCGTGACCCCTGTTATGTGGATAACTATCAGTATGGATATGATTTCTGCTGTGAAAGTTTGAGGGATGTCACTTTGGCTACGATTGTAACTAAACCAGAGATAGGACTTCGCTGTCTCCTGACAAAGTGCAAAGCATTAGAGAGACTCTGCCTTCACTATGTAATTGGCATAAGTGATCATGACATCATTACAATCTCCCAGAACTGCAGCAACCTTAGAAGCATCTCACTTTCTCAAGAGATGCTGCTCTGTGAAATACCTGGAGGCACAGGCGTAATGGCTAGGACACCACTGACTGATGACAGCCTCAATGCTCTAGCCCTGAGATCTCATATGCTTGAAGCTGTTGAGCTTATGTTTTATGGTTGTGCTCCTGATTGGCCATCTGAGATAGCCTTCACACAGGATGGCCTTGTGACACTCCTCCAGTCCTGTCCGATTCGTCATCTCGTGCTACGTGGTGCTAACTTCTTTGATGATGAAGGGATGGAGGCTCTCTCATGTGCACAATTCCTGGAGACACTGGAGCTTATGCAATGTGTTGCGGTAACTGATGTCGGGATGCGCTTTCTTGCACAAAGCCCATGTTTGAAGAATCTCACGCTGCAGATGTGTTACGAGGTTACTGATGATGGAGTGTGTGAGGTGGCTCATGCACGGGATTTGGAGTCTCTCACTGTTGAAAGCTGTAATCAGATTTCTGTAGAAGCTTTGCATGGGGCCGCCAAATCCGTTCACTACAAAGTTGATTGCCCAAGCTACTACGATCGATATAAAGATTAG
- the LOC4352351 gene encoding F-box/LRR-repeat protein 14, whose product MEDLPGAALAEIMKRITRTSDLSSLSLVSKRLYTIDAEHRSTIRVGRGLWPAKEALLTLCSRFSNLRKVEINYHDSTRGDGNQIDNQGLLTLSTCCPLLTDLILSFCYYIDDSGLAYLTDCKKLVSLRLNSAKNITSSGLLVVAIGCKNLSGLHLINCNKISGNPEWLKYLGSDGSLEELVVKNCGGISQYDLLLFGPGWMKLERFVFEVSNLYNILRLRDPSFVANYQRSYDFCCESLKDLRLRGIATVEEIGLRSLLGKCKSLQILCLHFVLGLTDSDMITLSQNCSNLKSISLQLEPVVGVGPQGRVFRMPLTDVSLKALALGCRMLQIVELAVYSRHTSYPEIGFSQEGLATLFQSCPIRELVLCGANIFDDEVMKALSSAQFLETLKLMDCKRITDAGMRLLANSSSLVNLTLQDCRGFTDDGVSEVVRARNLDSLIVQGCRVSWKAVKGAAKSVRYDRNCPVYGRLSRSSMISTLD is encoded by the coding sequence ATGGAGGATCTTCCGGGTGCAGCACTTGCAGAGATCATGAAGAGGATTACAAGGACAAGTGATCTAAGTTCTCTTTCTCTTGTGTCGAAGCGGCTCTACACCATTGATGCGGAGCACAGGAGTACTATCCGTGTTGGTCGTGGCCTTTGGCCTGCTAAAGAAGCCTTGTTAACACTCTGTTCCCGATTTTCCAATCTGCGGAAAGTTGAGATCAATTACCATGATTCGACACGTGGCGATGGGAATCAGATCGACAACCAAGGCCTTCTTACGCTTTCAACTTGCTGTCCATTGCTGACTGATCTCATTTTAAGCTTCTGCTATTACATCGATGACTCTGGTCTAGCTTACCTAACTGATTGCAAGAAGTTAGTTTCCCTCAGGCTGAACTCTGCAAAAAATATAACATCAAGTGGGCTTCTCGTTGTGGCTATTGGTTGCAAGAATCTATCTGGTCTTCACCTCATCAATTGCAATAAAATCAGTGGTAACCCTGAATGGCTGAAGTACCTTGGCAGTGATGGATCATTGGAAGAACTTGTTGTAAAGAATTGTGGAGGAATCAGCCAGTACGACCTCCTATTGTTTGGTCCAGGATGGATGAAGCTCGAGAGGTTTGTGTTTGAGGTCAGTAATCTTTACAACATATTGAGACTTCGAGATCCCTCATTCGTGGCGAACTACCAGCGTAGCTATGATTTCTGCTGCGAGAGTTTGAAGGATTTGCGTTTGAGAGGGATTGCAACCGTGGAAGAAATAGGACTTCGTTCTCTTCTGGGAAAATGCAAATCATTACAGATACTTTGCCTTCATTTTGTTCTTGGTCTAACTGACAGTGACATGATCACACTCTCCCAGAACTGCAGCAACCTCAAAAGCATCTCTCTTCAGCTTGAGCCTGTTGTCGGTGTAGGACCTCAAGGTAGAGTTTTCAGGATGCCATTGACTGATGTAAGCCTCAAGGCTCTAGCCCTCGGGTGCCGTATGCTTCAGATTGTTGAGCTCGCAGTGTATTCCCGTCACACTTCTTATCCAGAAATTGGCTTCAGTCAAGAGGGCCTTGCGACGCTCTTCCAGTCTTGCCCAATTCGTGAACTTGTTCTGTGTGGTGCCAATATCTTCGATGATGAGGTGATGAAGGCCCTCTCATCTGCACAATTCCTGGAGACTCTCAAGCTTATGGATTGCAAACGGATAACTGATGCCGGGATGCGCTTGCTTGCCAATAGTTCATCTTTGGTTAACCTCACATTGCAGGATTGTCGCGGTTTTACCGATGATGGAGTCAGTGAGGTCGTACGTGCACGGAATTTGGATTCTCTGATTGTTCAAGGCTGTCGCGTTTCTTGGAAAGCTGTGAAGGGGGCTGCCAAATCTGTTCGCTATGATCGTAATTGCCCGGTCTATGGCCGTCTAAGTAGATCGAGCATGATATCCACTCTGGATTAG